Proteins from one Deinococcus aerophilus genomic window:
- a CDS encoding DUF2243 domain-containing protein, whose amino-acid sequence MTGAAARLDVRGSRRSGLLLGAAFMAGMDEIVFHQVLGWHHFYDRSTSAIGLLSDGLLHAAELMAIVAGLFVLADLLRSRTFSVAFFRAGLLLGLGGFQLFDGVVDHKIFQVHQVRYDVPLLPYDVVWNVVGVVLLLIGFELHRRASRNALSP is encoded by the coding sequence ATGACCGGGGCCGCCGCACGGCTGGACGTCCGCGGCTCCCGGCGCAGTGGCCTGCTCCTGGGCGCCGCCTTCATGGCGGGAATGGATGAGATCGTCTTTCATCAGGTGCTCGGCTGGCACCATTTCTACGACCGCTCCACATCCGCGATCGGACTGCTCAGCGACGGCCTGCTGCACGCCGCCGAACTGATGGCCATCGTGGCGGGGCTGTTTGTGCTCGCCGACCTGCTGCGGTCCCGGACCTTCAGCGTCGCCTTCTTCCGGGCGGGCCTGCTGCTGGGTCTGGGCGGCTTTCAACTTTTTGACGGCGTGGTGGACCACAAGATCTTTCAGGTGCATCAGGTGCGCTACGACGTTCCGCTTTTGCCGTACGACGTCGTGTGGAACGTGGTGGGCGTCGTGTTGCTCCTGATCGGCTTTGAACTGCACCGCCGGGCCAGCCGAAACGCGCTGTCCCCCTGA
- a CDS encoding cytochrome c oxidase assembly protein has protein sequence MPSGHSPAAHHDTFSWLVWLLLLGVAVGYAVMVRRQHGLGHPWRGSRTGFFALGLAGLAWAFSPAVNALAHGDVRTHMAQHLVSGMFAPLLLALGWPLTLTLRSVPVSAARRLVGGLHAPPLSVIASPGGALLLNVGGMFVLYLTDLYRVMLEHPLVHAAVALHVVAAGVLYAVVLSGTEPVATRASFRTRLAALLLGTAGHATLAKMLYAGHGPLGAEHPVPHLQSAAQLMYYGGDLAELLLFVVVFQSWFRRREQARRRTQSAALP, from the coding sequence ATGCCTTCCGGGCACAGTCCAGCCGCCCATCACGACACCTTCTCGTGGCTGGTGTGGCTACTGCTGCTGGGGGTGGCGGTGGGCTACGCGGTGATGGTCCGGCGCCAGCATGGCCTGGGCCACCCGTGGCGGGGATCCCGCACCGGATTTTTCGCCCTTGGACTCGCCGGCCTGGCCTGGGCCTTCTCCCCCGCCGTGAACGCCCTGGCCCATGGTGACGTGCGGACCCATATGGCGCAGCACCTAGTATCGGGGATGTTCGCGCCCCTGCTCCTGGCCCTGGGCTGGCCCCTGACGCTGACGCTGCGCAGCGTGCCGGTGTCCGCGGCGCGGCGGCTGGTCGGCGGGCTGCACGCCCCGCCCCTCAGCGTGATCGCCTCGCCGGGCGGCGCGCTGCTGCTCAACGTGGGGGGGATGTTCGTGCTGTACCTGACCGACCTGTACCGCGTGATGCTGGAGCACCCGCTGGTCCACGCGGCGGTGGCCTTGCATGTGGTGGCCGCCGGCGTGCTGTACGCGGTGGTTCTTTCCGGAACCGAGCCGGTCGCCACCCGCGCGTCCTTTCGGACCCGGCTGGCGGCGCTGCTGCTGGGAACCGCCGGACATGCCACGCTCGCCAAGATGCTGTATGCGGGGCACGGGCCGCTGGGAGCGGAGCACCCTGTTCCGCACCTGCAGTCGGCGGCGCAGCTGATGTATTACGGCGGCGACCTGGCCGAACTGCTGCTGTTCGTGGTGGTGTTTCAGTCTTGGTTTCGCCGCCGTGAACAGGCACGGCGGCGAACGCAGTCAGCCGCGCTGCCCTGA
- a CDS encoding LacI family DNA-binding transcriptional regulator, producing the protein MAKQETASTLADVAALAGVSQQTVSRVVNNKGPVAARTRLRVGEAIGQLNYVPNRLAQGLASRRTHSIGFATNDIALHAPSQLTSGIERAAREAGYSLVVSIVPRYGLGNVTQTVRTLKERQVDGVLINASLGQADAAEVRRRFADVPCVFMDVPPGTAVDAALLDQREGAVLAARHLLDLGHTHVACIHGPQDAVAEHSRLQGWRDVVETRGLTLVAEHEGNWSPSSGYAATVALLASGVAFTALLVGNDQMAVGALRALWERGLRVPDDVSVIGYDDTAESALLIPPLTTVRQDFPALGQRAFEHLKLLLDGSSPPPLTLTQPELVLRSSTAAPPPGRRSGWQEALETLRVHLQAASTTSS; encoded by the coding sequence ATGGCAAAGCAGGAGACAGCGTCCACGCTGGCCGATGTCGCTGCGCTGGCGGGCGTCTCACAGCAGACGGTCTCGCGGGTGGTCAACAACAAGGGGCCGGTGGCCGCCCGCACCCGCCTGCGCGTGGGCGAGGCCATCGGACAGCTCAACTATGTCCCCAATCGACTGGCACAGGGTCTGGCCAGCCGGCGCACCCATTCCATCGGTTTTGCCACCAATGACATCGCGTTGCACGCGCCCTCGCAGCTCACCTCGGGCATCGAGCGGGCCGCGCGGGAGGCGGGGTACAGCCTGGTGGTGTCGATCGTGCCGAGATATGGCCTGGGCAACGTGACCCAGACCGTGCGCACCCTGAAAGAACGGCAAGTGGACGGTGTACTGATCAACGCCTCGCTGGGTCAGGCGGACGCCGCCGAAGTCCGGCGCCGTTTTGCCGATGTGCCCTGTGTGTTCATGGACGTGCCGCCGGGAACCGCCGTGGACGCTGCGCTGCTGGACCAGCGTGAGGGAGCGGTGCTGGCGGCCCGGCACCTGCTGGATCTCGGACACACGCACGTCGCGTGCATTCACGGCCCCCAGGACGCGGTGGCCGAGCATTCCCGCCTGCAGGGCTGGCGCGACGTCGTGGAGACCCGCGGGCTGACGTTGGTGGCCGAACACGAAGGGAACTGGAGTCCGTCCAGCGGCTATGCGGCCACCGTGGCCCTGCTGGCATCGGGCGTGGCTTTTACAGCGCTGCTGGTGGGCAACGATCAGATGGCGGTGGGGGCGCTGCGGGCGTTGTGGGAGCGGGGTCTGCGGGTGCCGGACGACGTGTCGGTGATCGGCTACGACGACACGGCGGAAAGTGCGCTGCTGATTCCTCCCCTGACCACCGTCCGGCAGGATTTCCCGGCGCTGGGGCAACGGGCTTTTGAACACCTGAAATTGTTGCTCGATGGCAGCTCGCCGCCGCCCCTGACCCTGACCCAGCCGGAATTGGTGCTGCGGTCCAGTACCGCCGCGCCCCCACCGGGCCGGCGTTCAGGCTGGCAGGAAGCGCTCGAGACCCTGCGGGTTCATCTGCAGGCCGCGTCGACCACATCATCCTGA